The following are encoded in a window of Mycolicibacterium tusciae JS617 genomic DNA:
- a CDS encoding alpha-amylase family protein, whose product MRRIETGDLWWKNAVFYCADIETFFDWNGDGCGDIRGMTERIQYLNDLGVTCLWLMPFYPTARKDDGYDIIDFFGIDPRLGNLGDFVELVRTARSNGIRVIIDFVMNHTSDAHPWFKSARRSTEDPYRDYYVWSATKPKSSKADVVFPDQEDSLWELDPKTNEWYFHHFYKHQPDLNIANPAVQEEIARTLGFWLELGVSGFRVDAVPFLFARDGAPGDPGVFDPNEYLGDVRNFVTRRVGDAVLLGEVNVPYKDQKTFFGGLDGDGLNMQFDFIGMQAIYLSLARGDARPIGKSLRQRPALDTTSQWANFVRNHDELTLDKLSDSERQEVFDAFGPAPDMQLYGRGLRRRLPSMLGGDDRRMRMVYSLAFSLPGTPVLFYGEEIGMAENLDVAGRFAVRTPMQWTGEENGGFSTASKRRLPRPLPDGLYGPDRVNVADQRHDHRSFWWFIRDLIYTCRQQPEIGWSTPEVLKQPHRAVLAHVCREKSGWAMVALHNFGSESCIVPVQLEDAEPGCVLIDLLDGLTEHTLDDNGRIELGLEPYGYRWLRLRRPEDDPII is encoded by the coding sequence ATGAGGAGAATCGAAACGGGTGACCTCTGGTGGAAGAACGCGGTCTTCTACTGCGCCGACATCGAGACGTTCTTCGACTGGAACGGTGATGGCTGTGGCGATATCCGCGGCATGACCGAGCGGATCCAGTACCTCAACGACCTCGGGGTGACCTGCCTGTGGTTGATGCCGTTCTATCCGACCGCCCGTAAGGACGACGGATACGACATCATCGACTTCTTCGGTATCGACCCACGTCTCGGTAATCTCGGCGATTTCGTCGAGCTCGTTCGGACTGCCCGGTCCAACGGGATTCGCGTGATCATCGACTTCGTCATGAACCACACGTCGGACGCGCACCCGTGGTTCAAGTCCGCGCGTCGCAGTACGGAAGACCCGTACCGCGATTACTACGTCTGGAGCGCGACCAAGCCCAAGTCGAGCAAGGCGGATGTCGTCTTCCCCGATCAGGAAGACAGCCTCTGGGAGCTCGACCCAAAGACAAACGAGTGGTACTTCCACCACTTCTACAAGCACCAACCCGACCTGAATATCGCGAATCCCGCTGTGCAGGAGGAAATCGCGCGCACCCTCGGATTCTGGCTCGAATTGGGAGTGTCGGGGTTCCGGGTCGACGCCGTTCCGTTTCTCTTTGCCAGAGACGGCGCACCAGGGGACCCCGGCGTATTCGACCCCAACGAGTACCTTGGCGACGTCCGAAACTTCGTCACCCGCCGCGTAGGGGACGCGGTTCTGCTCGGTGAAGTGAATGTTCCTTACAAGGACCAAAAGACGTTCTTCGGGGGCCTCGACGGAGATGGCCTCAACATGCAGTTCGATTTCATCGGGATGCAGGCCATATACCTCTCGCTTGCCCGCGGCGACGCCCGGCCGATCGGCAAATCCTTGCGGCAGCGGCCGGCCCTCGACACCACCAGCCAATGGGCCAATTTCGTTCGCAACCATGATGAGCTCACCCTCGACAAGCTCAGCGACAGCGAGCGCCAAGAGGTCTTCGACGCTTTCGGTCCCGCTCCTGATATGCAGCTCTATGGGCGCGGGCTGCGGCGAAGGTTACCTTCCATGCTGGGTGGGGACGATCGCCGAATGCGAATGGTCTACTCGTTGGCGTTCTCACTGCCCGGCACGCCGGTGCTGTTCTACGGCGAAGAGATTGGGATGGCTGAAAACCTAGATGTGGCAGGCCGTTTCGCAGTCCGCACGCCGATGCAATGGACGGGCGAAGAAAACGGCGGCTTTTCCACCGCATCGAAGCGACGCCTACCCCGCCCTCTTCCCGATGGTCTCTACGGCCCAGACCGCGTCAACGTTGCGGACCAGCGCCACGACCATCGCTCCTTCTGGTGGTTCATTCGCGATCTGATCTACACGTGTCGTCAGCAGCCAGAGATCGGTTGGTCCACGCCCGAGGTCCTCAAACAGCCCCACCGGGCAGTGCTCGCCCACGTGTGTCGGGAGAAGTCCGGCTGGGCGATGGTGGCACTGCACAACTTCGGATCGGAGAGCTGCATCGTTCCCGTCCAACTCGAGGACGCCGAGCCGGGATGCGTCCTCATCGATCTGCTCGACGGTCTGACTGAGCACACTCTCGACGACAACGGGCGAATCGAACTCGGCCTGGAACCCTACGGTTATCGATGGTTGCGGTTGCGGCGACCCGAGGATGACCCGATCATCTGA
- a CDS encoding TIGR03885 family FMN-dependent LLM class oxidoreductase gives MTVIGFHCSHEQIDPAQLLRDVRRAEQAGFTAGMSSDHFSPWSARQGESGFAWSFLGAALATTGLPFGVVNAPGQRYHPAIIAQAIATLAQMFPGRFWAALGSGEASNERVTGEVWPRKDVRDRRLLECVTIIRRLLQGEEVTNEGLVHVNRARLWTLPQTTPDLVGPAVTPETATRHAAWADGLITVNQPLDTLRKIMGAYREAGGRGPARLQIHLSWAPTDDEALAIAHDQWRNNVFAPPVSWDIETVEAFDVIGEAVSPERVTQSVRVSSDLGQHAEWLHEYIAQGWDELYLHFVGQQQADFIDAFGEHVLPQLAPTAPQPAAALT, from the coding sequence ATGACGGTCATCGGATTTCACTGTTCCCACGAGCAGATCGATCCCGCCCAGCTCCTGCGAGATGTTCGGCGGGCTGAGCAAGCGGGCTTCACCGCCGGAATGTCGTCCGACCACTTCAGTCCGTGGAGCGCACGACAGGGCGAGTCAGGCTTCGCGTGGTCTTTCCTCGGAGCCGCGCTGGCGACGACTGGATTGCCGTTCGGCGTGGTCAACGCGCCAGGACAGCGCTATCACCCAGCCATCATCGCTCAGGCGATCGCCACGCTCGCGCAGATGTTCCCAGGCCGCTTCTGGGCGGCCCTTGGGTCAGGCGAGGCGTCCAACGAGCGAGTCACCGGCGAAGTATGGCCGCGAAAAGACGTGCGCGATCGGCGGCTCCTCGAATGCGTGACCATAATCCGCCGGCTGCTGCAAGGCGAAGAGGTCACGAACGAGGGCCTCGTCCATGTCAACCGTGCACGCCTGTGGACGCTGCCCCAGACGACTCCGGACCTCGTTGGCCCTGCGGTGACCCCCGAGACGGCGACCCGCCACGCCGCGTGGGCGGACGGATTGATTACGGTCAACCAGCCGCTGGACACTCTGCGAAAGATCATGGGCGCCTACCGAGAAGCCGGCGGACGAGGCCCGGCCCGCCTCCAGATCCACCTCAGTTGGGCGCCGACCGATGACGAGGCACTGGCCATCGCCCACGACCAGTGGCGCAACAACGTCTTCGCTCCGCCAGTCTCCTGGGACATCGAGACGGTCGAAGCGTTTGACGTCATCGGCGAGGCAGTCAGCCCCGAACGGGTCACGCAATCCGTGCGTGTTTCCAGCGATCTCGGCCAGCACGCCGAGTGGCTTCACGAATACATCGCGCAGGGCTGGGACGAGTTATACCTGCACTTTGTCGGTCAACAACAAGCCGACTTCATCGACGCATTCGGCGAGCACGTGCTGCCTCAACTGGCGCCGACGGCTCCCCAACCCGCAGCAGCGCTCACATGA
- a CDS encoding TetR/AcrR family transcriptional regulator — MTSSRARAVESSPWSAREVELLAVTLRLLQEEGYDGLTVDAVAASARASKATVYRRWPTKAELVLAAFIEGVRQVAVAPETGTLRGDLLQLGDVICDQARTHASTIRAVLVEASRNPALNDVMQHQFLDQRKALFKHILGQAVDRGEIDAAAITEDLWDVMPGYLIFRSIFSLRPPSRRTVQSLVDDVVIPGLTRLSN; from the coding sequence ATGACCTCCAGTCGCGCCCGCGCAGTGGAGTCCTCGCCGTGGTCTGCGCGGGAGGTCGAGCTACTTGCCGTGACGTTGCGGTTGCTGCAGGAAGAAGGCTATGACGGGTTGACCGTCGACGCGGTCGCCGCCAGCGCGCGGGCCAGCAAGGCCACGGTGTACCGGCGGTGGCCGACGAAGGCCGAACTGGTGTTGGCGGCATTTATCGAAGGCGTCCGCCAAGTCGCTGTCGCCCCCGAGACCGGCACCCTGCGCGGCGACCTATTGCAGCTGGGGGACGTCATCTGCGATCAGGCACGTACACATGCCAGCACCATTCGGGCCGTCCTCGTCGAGGCATCGCGCAACCCTGCGCTCAACGACGTCATGCAGCACCAATTCTTGGATCAACGGAAGGCGCTGTTCAAGCACATCTTGGGCCAGGCCGTCGACCGTGGCGAAATCGATGCCGCCGCCATCACCGAGGACCTCTGGGACGTGATGCCCGGCTACCTGATCTTCCGGTCCATCTTTTCGTTGCGGCCGCCCAGTCGGCGCACGGTGCAATCGCTCGTCGACGACGTGGTGATACCCGGTCTCACCAGGCTGAGCAACTAG
- a CDS encoding TetR family transcriptional regulator: protein MSRLTSPRSKNGASVTADQILETAARLIDVDGVDAFSMRRLAEQLGVAVTSIYWHVGGRDKLFDSLVEGLLGQMTHLPSDGDNPIDRITSIARSQRRLLIEKQNLLAIAHERDRTPQLFLPIQQRLAAELSELGVTGSEAALVVRVVEVHVISSAVMQFSAVRGAKHDEEDPSLWADAWPDQALVEALQSPTDYDAVFEYGLDALLAPLRNKRDG from the coding sequence GTGAGCCGGTTGACATCCCCACGTAGCAAGAACGGGGCCTCCGTCACAGCGGATCAGATTCTCGAGACCGCGGCTCGGCTGATTGATGTCGACGGCGTGGACGCATTCAGCATGCGCCGGCTGGCAGAGCAGCTGGGGGTTGCAGTGACGTCTATCTATTGGCACGTCGGCGGCAGGGACAAACTGTTCGACAGCTTGGTCGAGGGACTGCTGGGACAGATGACGCATCTCCCGAGCGATGGCGATAACCCCATCGACCGCATTACCTCGATCGCGCGATCGCAACGAAGGCTGCTCATCGAAAAGCAGAATCTTCTGGCCATCGCCCATGAACGCGACCGGACACCGCAGCTGTTTTTGCCGATTCAGCAGCGGTTGGCGGCGGAGCTCTCCGAACTGGGCGTCACCGGCAGCGAAGCCGCGCTGGTGGTGCGCGTCGTAGAAGTTCACGTCATTTCCTCTGCGGTGATGCAGTTCTCGGCGGTGCGCGGGGCCAAACACGACGAAGAGGATCCGTCGCTGTGGGCGGACGCGTGGCCGGACCAAGCGCTGGTCGAGGCCCTGCAATCCCCCACCGATTACGACGCCGTGTTCGAGTACGGACTGGATGCGTTACTGGCGCCGCTGCGCAACAAGCGCGATGGGTGA
- a CDS encoding MmpS family transport accessory protein: protein MLIVAIVVVAVAGYAVFRLHGIFGSDHDTSTAEALSDEIVPFNPKHVVLEVFGPPGAVATINYLDVDAQPQRVEDVPLPWRYDITTTQTAVLVNVMAQGDSDSLGCRIVIDDVVKDERQVNTMNAYTFCLDKSG, encoded by the coding sequence ATGCTCATCGTCGCCATCGTGGTCGTGGCTGTGGCGGGGTACGCCGTTTTTCGACTCCACGGAATATTCGGCTCAGACCACGACACCTCGACCGCCGAAGCTCTTTCGGATGAGATCGTGCCTTTCAATCCCAAGCACGTGGTGCTCGAGGTGTTCGGCCCGCCCGGCGCCGTGGCCACGATCAACTATCTCGACGTCGACGCCCAGCCGCAGCGCGTCGAAGATGTGCCCCTGCCCTGGAGATACGACATCACGACGACCCAGACGGCAGTGCTTGTCAACGTCATGGCCCAGGGCGACAGCGATTCGCTCGGCTGCCGCATCGTCATCGACGACGTGGTCAAGGACGAGAGACAGGTCAACACCATGAACGCCTACACCTTCTGCCTGGATAAGTCGGGATGA
- a CDS encoding DUF1906 domain-containing protein, whose amino-acid sequence MVDSPTPPGRGAAPSRRDVLKYAVSAPALLAFGAAVSTQHAPKASAAPMKLIDFTHRLVAPNLIKAAGFDGALVYVSELRPGADFDFKPVTREYADALRAEGLQIVSCYQYGKPNWPNAPSDYTRGYEGGVADAQTAMRLHTAAGGPDSAPIFFSVDEDIDLDTWNSVAAQWYRGINSVLGVNRTGMYGHAKACAWAIQDGVIGPSTTPGYAWAWQTRAWSDGEREPAAVLYQDVIVTPTDKGVILGGTSVDVDLVLAPDFGQWALSR is encoded by the coding sequence GTGGTCGACTCGCCTACGCCACCCGGTCGCGGCGCAGCGCCGTCTCGTCGCGATGTACTGAAATATGCCGTCTCCGCCCCGGCTCTTCTGGCTTTCGGTGCGGCCGTCTCGACACAGCACGCGCCGAAGGCCTCGGCGGCGCCCATGAAGCTGATCGACTTCACGCACCGGCTCGTCGCGCCGAACCTGATCAAAGCGGCGGGCTTCGACGGGGCACTTGTCTATGTGTCCGAGTTGCGGCCGGGCGCGGACTTCGACTTCAAGCCCGTCACACGCGAATACGCGGACGCGCTACGCGCAGAGGGACTTCAGATCGTCAGTTGCTATCAGTACGGAAAGCCCAACTGGCCCAACGCGCCCTCGGACTACACCCGTGGTTACGAGGGCGGCGTGGCCGACGCGCAGACGGCAATGCGGCTGCACACCGCGGCCGGCGGACCCGATTCGGCGCCGATCTTCTTCAGCGTCGATGAGGACATCGACCTCGATACCTGGAATAGCGTTGCGGCCCAGTGGTATCGAGGAATCAACTCAGTGCTGGGCGTGAATCGCACCGGCATGTACGGACACGCAAAGGCGTGTGCCTGGGCGATCCAGGACGGCGTCATCGGGCCTTCGACCACTCCCGGTTACGCGTGGGCATGGCAGACGCGAGCGTGGTCTGACGGCGAGCGCGAGCCCGCGGCCGTGCTGTATCAGGACGTGATCGTCACACCCACCGACAAGGGTGTCATCTTGGGCGGAACCAGTGTGGACGTGGATTTGGTCCTCGCCCCCGACTTCGGGCAGTGGGCGCTGTCGAGATAG
- a CDS encoding hemophore-related protein — MLNSSLKKSVVAAVGGLALLLTAGIPVASADPIVDTTCSYPQVMAALNTENPALAQKFNANPIAAAMLGNFLSAPPGERAQLVAEYQSTSWGQKYFGPMASIANSCNNY, encoded by the coding sequence ATGCTCAATTCATCCTTGAAAAAGTCGGTAGTCGCCGCTGTCGGCGGTCTGGCGCTCTTGTTGACCGCTGGAATTCCGGTGGCCTCCGCCGACCCCATCGTCGACACCACCTGCAGTTATCCGCAGGTCATGGCCGCGCTGAATACCGAGAATCCAGCGCTGGCGCAGAAATTCAACGCGAACCCGATCGCCGCAGCCATGCTGGGCAATTTCTTGTCCGCGCCGCCAGGGGAACGCGCGCAGCTCGTTGCGGAATATCAGTCCACATCGTGGGGGCAGAAGTACTTTGGGCCCATGGCGTCTATCGCCAACAGCTGCAACAACTACTGA
- a CDS encoding RND family transporter — translation MSNDQESRTSLTDRIAKWIRWLAVPIVLFWLVVAGLSNALVPQLEVVGEEHNVALSSPDSPSLQAFKKIGEVFHEFDSDSAAMIVLEGDEPLGADAHKFYDTLIERIEQDHKHVQHVQDFWGDPLTAAGSQSSDGKAAYVQVFLTGNQGEAQSIASVEAVRDIVNSTPAPPGIKAYVAGPAPQVADQFEVGNEGTTKVTVLTVLVIAVMLLLVYRSIVTMLLVLITVLIEMSAARGIVAFLGNSGIIGLSTYSTNILTLLVIAAGTDYAIFLLGRYHEDRSNGIDRETAYYNMYRGTAHVILGSGLTVAGAVLCLSFTRLPYFQSLGVPAAIGVFVALVAALTLAPAVMTIGARFGLMDPKRRARTRGWRRIGTAIVRWPGPILVATMAVAAVGLLALPGYKTSYDVGQYMPDRAPSNVGYAAAERHFSKARLNPELLMIEANHDLRNPTDMILLERVAKAVFHTAGIAQVQSITRPLGTPLDHTSIPFQISASSAGQIQNLGYQQDRANDLLKQVDEIDKTIGILRQQATLQGQANEATHEQVEAFHQTVEVARDLRDKIANFDDMFRPLRNYFYWEPHCFDIPICFALRSLFDALDGINALTDQLANVTTSLDKLDSIQPKLLELIPPQLASQQINRELVMTNYATLSGIYDQNAAALENSTAMGAAFDASKTDDSFYVPPEVFDNAEFQRGLKLFLSPDGKAARMIITHDVDPATPEGISHIDAIRHSAEEAVKGTPLAGSHIYIGGTAATYKDIQESAKYDLMIVAIAALSLILLIMMFITRSLVAAIVIVGTVALSLGASLGLSILVWQHILGIQLYWVIIPLAVILLLAVGSDYNLLLISRFKEEIGAGLNTGIIRAMAGSGKVVTAAGLVFAFTMASFVYSDLVVLGQIGTTIALGLLFDTLIVRAFMTPSIAVLLGRWFWWPLRVRPRPASTMLQPYGSRPAVRQLLLWEDDDRSVVGRGPTSSEKN, via the coding sequence ATGAGCAACGACCAAGAATCACGCACGTCCCTGACGGATCGCATTGCGAAGTGGATCCGGTGGCTGGCGGTGCCGATCGTGCTGTTCTGGCTGGTTGTCGCCGGGCTCAGCAACGCCCTGGTCCCTCAGCTCGAGGTCGTCGGGGAAGAACACAACGTGGCATTGAGTTCTCCTGATTCGCCGTCGCTGCAGGCGTTCAAGAAGATCGGCGAGGTTTTCCACGAGTTCGACTCCGACAGCGCGGCAATGATTGTGCTGGAAGGCGATGAGCCGCTCGGGGCCGACGCACACAAGTTTTACGACACCCTGATTGAGCGTATTGAGCAGGACCACAAGCACGTTCAGCACGTCCAGGACTTCTGGGGCGACCCGCTGACGGCGGCCGGGTCCCAAAGCTCAGACGGGAAGGCGGCCTACGTCCAGGTATTCCTGACGGGCAATCAAGGCGAAGCGCAGTCCATCGCATCGGTTGAAGCCGTTCGCGACATTGTGAACAGCACGCCGGCGCCACCGGGCATCAAGGCCTATGTGGCCGGCCCCGCGCCTCAGGTCGCCGACCAGTTCGAGGTGGGCAACGAAGGCACCACCAAGGTGACCGTGCTGACGGTGCTGGTGATCGCGGTGATGCTGCTGCTCGTCTACCGCTCAATAGTCACCATGCTGCTGGTGCTGATCACCGTTCTCATCGAAATGTCGGCAGCCCGCGGCATTGTCGCCTTCCTGGGAAACTCCGGGATCATCGGACTGTCGACGTACTCGACCAATATCCTCACGCTGTTGGTCATCGCGGCCGGCACCGATTACGCGATCTTCCTGTTGGGCCGCTACCACGAAGATCGCAGCAACGGGATTGACCGAGAGACCGCGTACTACAACATGTACCGCGGGACGGCCCACGTCATTTTGGGGTCGGGCCTGACTGTGGCGGGCGCGGTCTTGTGCCTGAGTTTCACCCGGCTGCCCTATTTTCAGAGCCTCGGAGTCCCCGCCGCGATCGGTGTCTTCGTGGCGCTGGTGGCGGCGCTCACCCTCGCGCCCGCCGTCATGACGATCGGCGCCCGCTTCGGGCTGATGGATCCCAAACGCAGAGCGCGCACAAGGGGTTGGCGTCGGATCGGCACGGCGATCGTCCGGTGGCCCGGGCCGATCCTCGTCGCGACGATGGCGGTGGCCGCGGTGGGTCTTCTGGCGCTGCCCGGATACAAGACCAGCTACGACGTCGGCCAGTACATGCCCGACCGCGCGCCATCCAATGTCGGCTACGCCGCCGCCGAGCGGCACTTCTCGAAGGCCCGCCTCAACCCCGAACTCCTGATGATCGAGGCCAATCACGACCTGCGCAATCCAACCGACATGATCCTGTTGGAGCGCGTGGCCAAGGCCGTCTTCCATACTGCGGGCATCGCTCAAGTGCAATCGATTACGCGCCCGTTGGGTACGCCACTGGATCACACGTCGATTCCCTTTCAGATCAGCGCAAGTAGCGCCGGGCAGATACAGAATCTGGGTTACCAGCAAGACCGTGCCAACGACTTGCTCAAACAGGTCGACGAAATCGACAAGACCATCGGCATCCTGCGGCAGCAGGCGACGCTGCAGGGGCAGGCGAACGAGGCGACCCACGAACAGGTTGAGGCGTTTCACCAAACTGTTGAGGTCGCGCGGGACTTGCGTGACAAGATCGCCAACTTCGACGATATGTTCCGACCGCTACGCAATTACTTCTATTGGGAACCACACTGTTTCGACATCCCGATCTGCTTTGCGCTTCGATCGCTTTTCGATGCGCTCGACGGCATCAATGCGCTCACCGACCAGCTGGCGAATGTCACAACGAGCCTGGACAAGCTGGATTCGATCCAGCCAAAGCTGCTTGAACTGATCCCACCGCAGCTGGCCAGTCAGCAGATCAACCGTGAGCTGGTGATGACCAACTACGCCACCCTGTCGGGAATCTACGATCAGAACGCGGCTGCCCTGGAGAACTCGACAGCTATGGGAGCAGCGTTCGACGCGTCGAAAACCGACGACTCGTTCTATGTTCCGCCTGAGGTGTTCGACAATGCCGAATTCCAGCGCGGGCTGAAACTATTCTTGTCGCCCGACGGCAAAGCCGCGCGCATGATCATCACGCATGACGTCGATCCCGCGACACCTGAGGGTATTTCGCATATCGACGCGATCAGACACTCGGCAGAGGAAGCCGTCAAAGGCACGCCATTGGCGGGTTCTCATATCTATATCGGCGGCACGGCAGCGACATACAAGGACATCCAGGAGAGCGCCAAGTACGACCTGATGATCGTCGCCATCGCCGCGCTGAGCCTGATCCTGCTCATCATGATGTTCATCACCCGAAGCCTGGTCGCCGCGATCGTCATTGTTGGCACCGTGGCGCTGTCACTGGGCGCCTCACTCGGGCTGTCGATACTGGTCTGGCAGCACATCCTGGGCATCCAGTTGTACTGGGTCATCATTCCGCTCGCCGTAATCCTGCTGCTGGCAGTGGGTTCGGACTACAACCTGCTGTTGATATCCCGATTCAAAGAGGAGATCGGCGCCGGCCTGAACACCGGCATCATCAGGGCCATGGCGGGTAGCGGTAAGGTCGTCACCGCCGCCGGATTGGTGTTCGCCTTCACCATGGCCTCCTTCGTCTACAGCGACTTGGTCGTGCTCGGCCAGATCGGCACGACTATCGCCCTCGGCCTGCTGTTCGACACGCTGATTGTGCGCGCGTTCATGACCCCGTCCATAGCCGTGCTTCTCGGCCGCTGGTTCTGGTGGCCGCTTCGAGTGCGTCCGCGCCCGGCAAGCACCATGCTGCAACCGTACGGATCGCGCCCTGCGGTGCGTCAGCTGCTGTTGTGGGAGGACGACGACCGATCCGTCGTCGGTCGGGGACCGACCAGCAGCGAGAAGAACTGA
- a CDS encoding aromatic ring-hydroxylating oxygenase subunit alpha, which produces MTRTAPVGQTVGNPAPIVREDAIGTPPQRPTLVPAQRYYSPDFARLEVERMWPKVWQLACTVDHVAEPGDYFEYRCGPYSILIVRGDDGELRAFQNVCRHRGNSLCAGSGSDLRELRCGYHGWTWDLAGSLKRVPNRKGFGALRLSDYPLLGVRVETWERLVFVNLDTDAIPLRDYLEEMPDDTAWNRLGDFRCYATMTIEVDANWKTIADGFSETYHIQTLHPELHRCMDDVYAPQVIWGHTGKSEQLYGVPSPSIKESLTDSEVWDAYVSTQGALMGVEEGAPFPADQHGLSAADVIAARTKAFAEGRGVDLSWASTDQVLRLHQYNVFPNMSLLTNADHLTVLIARPGPDPDRGELVMIVWMRMPPDAPRNKPVDVRMAADDAHPGLVLTQDITVLAGLQRGLHQPGLTHLTLSNEERRVINMHRNLERYLDLPESERITGGEPVDIPT; this is translated from the coding sequence GTGACGCGAACTGCACCGGTCGGCCAGACCGTCGGCAACCCCGCCCCCATCGTGCGCGAGGACGCGATCGGCACGCCTCCGCAGCGGCCCACCCTGGTGCCGGCGCAGCGCTACTACTCGCCGGATTTCGCCCGCCTCGAGGTGGAGCGGATGTGGCCCAAGGTGTGGCAGCTCGCCTGCACCGTCGACCATGTCGCCGAACCGGGCGACTACTTCGAGTACCGCTGTGGCCCGTATTCCATACTGATCGTTCGCGGCGACGACGGCGAGTTGCGCGCCTTTCAGAATGTGTGCAGGCACCGTGGCAATTCGCTCTGCGCCGGATCCGGCTCGGACTTGCGTGAACTGCGCTGCGGGTATCACGGCTGGACGTGGGATCTCGCCGGCTCACTGAAGCGCGTGCCCAACCGGAAAGGCTTCGGCGCGCTGCGGCTGAGCGACTATCCCCTGCTGGGTGTCCGGGTCGAGACGTGGGAACGGCTCGTGTTCGTCAACCTCGACACCGACGCGATCCCCCTGCGCGACTATCTGGAGGAAATGCCGGACGACACGGCGTGGAACCGGCTCGGCGACTTCCGGTGCTACGCAACCATGACCATCGAGGTCGACGCGAACTGGAAGACGATCGCCGATGGGTTCAGCGAGACGTACCACATCCAGACGTTGCATCCGGAGCTCCACCGATGCATGGACGATGTGTATGCGCCACAAGTGATCTGGGGTCACACCGGAAAGTCCGAACAGCTCTACGGCGTGCCCAGTCCGAGTATCAAAGAGAGTCTGACGGACTCGGAGGTGTGGGACGCCTACGTCTCTACGCAGGGCGCGTTGATGGGCGTCGAAGAGGGCGCGCCGTTCCCTGCAGATCAACACGGGCTGTCAGCGGCTGACGTGATCGCCGCGCGAACAAAGGCTTTCGCCGAGGGCCGTGGCGTCGACCTCAGCTGGGCGAGTACCGATCAGGTGCTGCGGCTGCACCAGTACAACGTGTTCCCGAACATGTCGCTGCTGACCAATGCCGATCACTTGACGGTGCTTATCGCACGTCCTGGCCCCGACCCCGATCGCGGTGAACTGGTGATGATCGTGTGGATGCGGATGCCACCCGACGCGCCTCGCAACAAGCCGGTCGATGTCAGGATGGCGGCCGATGATGCTCACCCCGGACTTGTACTCACACAAGACATCACGGTGTTGGCCGGTCTGCAGCGCGGCCTGCATCAGCCGGGGTTGACACATCTGACGTTGTCCAACGAGGAGCGGCGTGTGATCAATATGCACCGCAATCTCGAACGCTACCTGGACCTACCCGAGTCGGAGCGAATCACCGGGGGTGAGCCGGTTGACATCCCCACGTAG
- a CDS encoding nuclear transport factor 2 family protein, producing MTSTDAALQEMIDEFALRKLVHAYCRAVDRGDIAALRDLYHHDATDAHGGFSTASIDQFFEQLVAARPYIRTMQHNITTVNFAIAGNAAEGEIYTIAFHTLAGKDRDIDVVVGGRYLDKYEKRDDAWKLIERTIVTDWARVSDPSTMGMSHSITKDTLKGTLDETDPSFQFFSLLVGPRPTTDRSSSSHNSS from the coding sequence ATGACATCTACGGACGCCGCACTGCAGGAAATGATCGACGAGTTTGCGCTGCGCAAGCTCGTCCACGCGTACTGCCGCGCGGTCGACCGAGGTGACATCGCGGCGCTGCGGGACCTCTATCACCATGACGCCACCGACGCCCACGGCGGGTTCTCGACGGCGTCGATAGACCAGTTCTTCGAGCAGCTCGTCGCCGCGCGTCCCTACATCCGGACGATGCAGCACAACATCACCACCGTGAACTTCGCGATTGCCGGAAACGCGGCCGAAGGAGAGATCTACACCATCGCGTTCCATACCCTCGCCGGCAAGGACCGCGACATCGATGTCGTGGTCGGCGGGCGTTACCTCGACAAGTACGAGAAGCGCGATGACGCATGGAAGTTGATCGAACGGACCATCGTCACCGACTGGGCCCGGGTGAGCGACCCCTCCACGATGGGCATGAGCCACTCGATCACAAAGGACACTCTCAAAGGAACCCTCGACGAGACGGATCCCTCGTTTCAGTTCTTCTCGCTGCTGGTCGGTCCCCGACCGACGACGGATCGGTCGTCGTCCTCCCACAACAGCAGCTGA